A single region of the Pseudomonas mandelii genome encodes:
- a CDS encoding O-succinylhomoserine sulfhydrylase: MSQDWDAGRLDSDLEGVAFDTLAVRAGQHRTPEGEHGDPMFFTSSYVFRTAADAAARFAGEVPGNVYSRYTNPTVRAFEERIAALESAEQAVATATGMAAIMAVVMSLCSAGDHVLVSRSVFGSTISLFEKYFKRFGIEVDYVPLADLSGWDAAIKANTKLLFVESPSNPLAELVDIAELAKIAHAKGAMLVVDNCFCTPALQQPLKMGADIVVHSATKFIDGQGRCMGGVVAGRSEQMKEVVGFLRTAGPTLSPFNAWIFLKGLETLSLRMKAHCANAQQLAEWLEQQDGIEKVHYAGLKSHPQHELALRQQKGFGAVVSFEVKGGKEGAWRFIDATRLISITANLGDSKTTITHPSTTSHGRLAPQEREAAGIRDSLIRIAVGLEDVADLQADLARGLAAL, translated from the coding sequence ATGAGTCAGGATTGGGATGCCGGTCGGCTGGACAGCGACCTCGAAGGCGTAGCGTTCGATACCCTGGCCGTACGCGCCGGTCAGCACCGCACGCCGGAAGGCGAACACGGTGATCCGATGTTCTTCACTTCAAGCTACGTATTCCGTACCGCTGCCGATGCGGCGGCGCGCTTTGCCGGTGAAGTGCCGGGCAACGTTTACTCGCGCTATACCAACCCGACCGTTCGCGCGTTCGAAGAGCGCATTGCCGCGCTGGAAAGCGCCGAGCAAGCGGTCGCCACGGCCACCGGCATGGCAGCGATCATGGCGGTGGTCATGAGCCTGTGCAGCGCTGGTGATCACGTGCTGGTGTCGCGCAGCGTGTTCGGCTCGACCATCAGTCTCTTCGAAAAGTACTTCAAGCGCTTCGGCATCGAAGTCGACTACGTGCCTTTGGCGGACCTGTCCGGTTGGGACGCAGCCATCAAGGCCAACACCAAATTGCTGTTCGTCGAGTCGCCGTCCAATCCATTGGCAGAGCTGGTAGACATTGCCGAGCTGGCGAAAATCGCTCATGCCAAAGGCGCGATGCTGGTGGTCGACAACTGCTTCTGCACCCCTGCGTTGCAACAACCGCTGAAGATGGGCGCGGACATCGTCGTGCACTCGGCGACCAAGTTCATCGATGGCCAGGGCCGTTGCATGGGCGGCGTTGTCGCCGGTCGCAGCGAGCAGATGAAAGAAGTGGTGGGTTTCCTGCGCACCGCCGGGCCGACCCTGAGCCCGTTTAACGCCTGGATCTTCCTCAAGGGTCTGGAAACCCTGAGCCTGCGCATGAAGGCGCATTGCGCCAACGCCCAGCAACTGGCCGAGTGGCTGGAGCAGCAGGACGGCATCGAGAAAGTCCATTACGCTGGCCTCAAGAGCCATCCGCAGCACGAACTGGCGCTGCGCCAGCAGAAAGGTTTCGGCGCCGTGGTGAGTTTCGAGGTCAAGGGCGGCAAAGAGGGCGCCTGGCGCTTTATCGATGCGACCCGCCTGATTTCGATCACCGCCAATCTGGGTGACAGCAAAACCACGATCACGCACCCGAGCACCACCTCCCACGGCCGTCTGGCGCCGCAAGAGCGTGAAGCGGCGGGCATTCGTGACAGCCTGATCCGCATCGCGGTCGGTCTGGAAGACGTGGCAGACCTGCAAGCCGATCTGGCGCGCGGGTTGGCGGCCTTGTGA
- a CDS encoding SDR family oxidoreductase: MIELATPGTGTHGRVALVTGAARGIGLGIAAWLISEGWQVVLTDLDRERGSKVTKVLGANAWFVAMDVSNEGQVALGVAEVLGQFGRLDALVCNAAVADPHNITLESLDLAYWNRVLAVNLSGPMLLAKHCAPYLRAHSGAIVNLASTRAGQSEPDTEAYAASKGGLLALTHALAISLGPEIRVNAVSPGWIDARDPAARRAAPLTDADHAQHPAGRVGTVEDVAAMVAWLLSKNAGFVTGQEFVVDGGMTKKMVYK; this comes from the coding sequence GTGATCGAGTTGGCGACGCCGGGTACCGGCACCCATGGCCGCGTTGCACTGGTCACCGGTGCTGCACGCGGCATCGGGTTGGGGATCGCGGCCTGGCTGATCAGCGAAGGCTGGCAGGTGGTGCTGACCGATCTTGATCGAGAGCGTGGTTCGAAGGTGACAAAAGTGCTGGGCGCAAACGCCTGGTTCGTCGCCATGGACGTCTCGAACGAGGGGCAAGTGGCGCTGGGCGTTGCCGAGGTGCTGGGTCAATTCGGGCGTCTGGATGCGCTGGTGTGCAACGCGGCGGTGGCCGACCCGCACAACATCACCCTGGAAAGCCTCGACCTGGCTTACTGGAACCGGGTGCTGGCGGTCAATCTCAGTGGGCCAATGCTGTTGGCCAAACACTGTGCGCCGTATCTGCGCGCTCACAGCGGTGCGATCGTCAACCTGGCCTCGACCCGTGCCGGGCAATCAGAGCCTGATACAGAGGCTTACGCGGCGAGCAAGGGCGGCCTGCTGGCCCTGACTCACGCGTTGGCCATCAGCCTTGGGCCGGAAATACGCGTCAACGCGGTCAGCCCTGGCTGGATCGACGCGCGAGACCCGGCGGCACGACGTGCCGCCCCCCTGACCGATGCCGACCATGCCCAGCATCCGGCGGGCAGGGTCGGGACTGTCGAAGACGTCGCGGCGATGGTGGCGTGGCTGTTGTCGAAGAATGCCGGGTTCGTCACGGGCCAGGAATTTGTGGTCGATGGCGGCATGACCAAGAAGATGGTCTACAAGTAG
- a CDS encoding sigma-70 family RNA polymerase sigma factor encodes MSDAAMPEEQTFHDLYRDYRGWLENWLRRRMSNGHDAADLSQDTFVRVLASSQHIADLQEPRAYLATVGKRLLTNFYKRRSLEQAYLNALALLPEDCVPSPEQRWILLETLQALDELLDGLPTPVRRAFLWSQLEGLGYQQIAERLQVSERTIKRYMAQAYEHCLLVDL; translated from the coding sequence ATGAGCGATGCAGCGATGCCGGAGGAGCAAACCTTCCATGACTTGTACCGCGACTATCGCGGCTGGCTCGAAAACTGGTTGAGGCGGCGCATGAGCAATGGTCATGATGCGGCGGACCTGAGCCAGGATACGTTCGTGCGTGTGCTCGCCAGCTCCCAGCACATTGCTGACCTGCAAGAGCCCCGTGCCTACCTGGCGACCGTGGGCAAACGGCTGCTGACCAACTTCTACAAGCGCCGCAGCCTCGAACAGGCTTACCTCAACGCCCTGGCGCTGCTGCCCGAAGACTGCGTGCCATCCCCCGAGCAGCGCTGGATTCTGCTGGAAACCCTGCAAGCCCTCGACGAATTGCTCGATGGATTGCCGACCCCGGTACGACGGGCATTTCTCTGGAGCCAACTGGAAGGCCTGGGTTACCAGCAAATCGCCGAGCGCCTGCAAGTCTCCGAACGCACGATCAAGCGCTACATGGCCCAAGCCTACGAACACTGCCTGCTGGTGGACCTGTGA
- a CDS encoding FecR domain-containing protein yields MIGSAPSADARHVMRAAAQWLALMESGTANEQDRAELQTWRDSHSSHEQAWQKAQRLRQRFSDLPSVLAMASLDRPQPSRRAVLKRAVGAVALVPTAWLISRQLPLDVWGADLRTATGEGKKVRLADGSSLQLNTASAVDIDLNTRLLKLVEGEIALKVPGSSPLTIQTHFGQVVVSQSEVCVRQWPTGCRVSVLNGAVQLEPLRGPVFSLRAGQQVSLQAAGAGAVEPFDVLAPGWRDGVLMAQNQPLGDFLRELSTYRPGVLRWEPELESLRVTGSFRLEDTDRILTLLAASLPLEVHSRTRYWVTLLPRKNSV; encoded by the coding sequence GTGATCGGTTCAGCCCCTTCGGCCGACGCCCGCCACGTCATGCGGGCTGCCGCGCAGTGGCTGGCGCTGATGGAATCGGGCACTGCCAATGAGCAGGACCGTGCCGAGTTGCAGACCTGGCGCGACAGCCATTCCAGTCACGAACAGGCCTGGCAGAAAGCGCAACGCTTGCGTCAACGTTTTAGCGACCTGCCTTCAGTATTGGCGATGGCCAGTCTGGATAGGCCGCAGCCGAGCCGGCGTGCGGTGCTCAAGCGCGCCGTGGGAGCGGTGGCGTTGGTGCCGACTGCCTGGCTGATCAGTCGGCAGTTGCCTTTGGATGTCTGGGGCGCCGACCTGCGCACGGCGACCGGCGAGGGCAAGAAAGTCCGGTTGGCCGATGGCAGCTCGCTGCAATTGAACACCGCGAGCGCCGTCGATATTGATCTGAACACTCGGCTACTGAAGCTCGTGGAGGGCGAAATAGCCCTGAAAGTCCCCGGTTCGTCGCCGCTGACGATCCAGACTCACTTCGGCCAGGTAGTCGTCAGTCAGAGCGAAGTGTGTGTCCGCCAGTGGCCGACGGGTTGCCGGGTGTCGGTGCTCAACGGCGCGGTGCAGTTGGAGCCTTTGCGCGGACCGGTCTTTTCACTGCGCGCAGGCCAGCAAGTCAGCCTTCAGGCGGCAGGTGCCGGCGCTGTGGAGCCCTTCGACGTGCTTGCTCCAGGCTGGCGAGACGGTGTGTTGATGGCACAGAACCAGCCTCTGGGGGATTTCCTGCGTGAACTCAGCACCTATCGCCCGGGTGTGCTGCGCTGGGAGCCGGAACTGGAATCCCTGCGTGTCACCGGCAGTTTTCGCCTGGAAGACACCGATCGTATCCTCACGCTGTTAGCGGCCAGCTTGCCGCTGGAGGTGCATTCGCGTACGCGTTATTGGGTCACGCTGCTGCCGCGTAAAAATAGTGTTTGA
- a CDS encoding TonB-dependent receptor — translation MPAVFPSSPRLASSRLRPLMHLSLLLSLSACPLFITAGWAEDAPRRSYQVPAGSLGAALTRFAGLAGVNLSVDPALVSGRNSPGLSGEFAVEEGFARLLQGSGLQLQPVGEQAYILTPAPEGSGLQLGATSILGSIDPVDGDPYAGGQVARRGSQGLLGSKDFMETPFSMTTYTSEVVKNQQARTLGDLIANDPSVRATNPAGGRYEQFTIRGLSLFNSDVAYNGLYGILPTYTIDMEMADRVDVIKGPSQLINGISPRGSVGGGINVVAKRATDKPITSFTGMYASDSQVGGAVDVGRRFGEDNKFGIRFNGVKQSGDTEWDQQNVDREMAVLGLDFRGERLRLSTDVGRTERDTDAPQERVQVNANAQVPHASDVRHNYAQPWSKASTNDTFGTVNAEFDVNDSVMLYGGVGARKSNHDFLRHAVAVTNDKGDFSVQPRDFTRDENVRTATAGVRNWFHTGPVSHEVNLAASYFYMDFENGGARYAAAPSNLYNPVETPTPVRPTRQDPKVYTENRFSGVALSDTLGFFDDRLLLTLGARWQRVKVDDWSDNVKGDTAYDEEKVSPSGGILFKATDKLSLYANYMEGLSQGKIAPSTSINEDEIFPPFISRQVEVGAKYDAGAFAMTAAVFRIKQPAYETNATTRVFGPNGKRENTGVELSVFGEPLEGFRLLGGVMYIDSELTNTANGTFDGNRAPATPKYNVNLGAEWDVPTVQGLTLTSRGIYSSSQYLDQSNNKEIESWERFDVGARYAFKVEEKNITLRANIENVADKRYWSSAGASDDSEPGLTLSTPRTYLLSATVDF, via the coding sequence ATGCCCGCAGTGTTCCCGTCGAGTCCGCGTTTGGCTTCATCCCGCCTGCGCCCGTTAATGCACTTGAGCCTGTTGCTGAGCCTCAGTGCCTGTCCGTTGTTTATCACCGCCGGTTGGGCCGAAGACGCGCCTCGACGCAGTTATCAGGTGCCGGCAGGCAGCCTTGGTGCAGCGCTGACCCGTTTCGCGGGTCTGGCCGGGGTCAATCTGTCTGTGGACCCGGCGCTGGTGAGCGGTCGCAACAGCCCCGGTCTGTCCGGCGAGTTCGCCGTGGAGGAGGGCTTTGCGCGGCTGTTGCAGGGTTCCGGTCTGCAACTGCAACCGGTGGGCGAGCAGGCCTACATCCTGACCCCGGCGCCCGAAGGCAGTGGTCTGCAACTCGGCGCCACCTCAATTCTCGGTTCCATCGACCCGGTGGACGGTGATCCGTATGCCGGCGGCCAGGTTGCGCGTCGCGGTTCGCAAGGCTTGCTGGGCTCCAAAGATTTCATGGAAACGCCGTTCAGCATGACCACCTACACCAGCGAGGTGGTCAAGAACCAGCAGGCGCGGACCTTGGGCGACCTGATCGCCAACGATCCATCGGTTCGTGCCACGAACCCGGCGGGTGGGCGCTATGAGCAGTTCACCATTCGAGGGTTGAGCCTGTTCAACAGTGATGTTGCCTACAACGGTCTCTACGGCATCCTGCCGACTTATACGATCGACATGGAAATGGCTGATCGTGTCGATGTGATCAAAGGTCCGAGCCAACTGATCAACGGCATCTCGCCGCGGGGCAGCGTGGGTGGCGGGATCAACGTGGTGGCCAAGCGCGCCACCGACAAGCCCATTACTTCGTTTACCGGTATGTACGCTTCCGACAGCCAGGTCGGCGGTGCAGTGGATGTTGGCCGGCGCTTTGGTGAAGACAACAAGTTCGGCATTCGTTTCAATGGCGTCAAGCAGTCCGGCGACACCGAATGGGATCAGCAGAATGTCGACCGCGAGATGGCCGTGCTGGGCCTGGATTTTCGCGGTGAACGCTTGCGTCTCTCGACGGACGTCGGCCGTACCGAGCGTGATACCGACGCGCCGCAGGAGCGGGTGCAGGTCAACGCCAACGCGCAGGTTCCACATGCCAGCGATGTGCGTCACAACTATGCGCAACCCTGGAGCAAGGCGAGTACCAACGACACCTTCGGCACGGTGAACGCCGAATTCGACGTCAACGATTCCGTGATGCTCTACGGCGGTGTGGGCGCGCGCAAAAGCAATCATGATTTTCTCCGGCATGCCGTCGCGGTCACCAACGACAAGGGCGATTTCAGCGTTCAACCCCGTGATTTCACCCGCGACGAAAACGTCCGGACGGCCACGGCTGGGGTGCGCAACTGGTTTCATACCGGCCCGGTGAGCCATGAGGTGAACCTGGCGGCCAGTTATTTCTACATGGACTTCGAGAACGGTGGCGCACGTTACGCGGCGGCCCCCAGCAACCTCTACAACCCTGTGGAAACACCGACGCCGGTCAGACCGACGCGACAGGATCCGAAGGTCTACACCGAAAACCGCTTCAGCGGCGTGGCCTTGTCCGACACCCTGGGATTCTTCGATGACCGGCTGCTGCTGACCCTGGGCGCCCGCTGGCAGCGGGTGAAGGTCGACGACTGGTCGGATAACGTCAAAGGCGACACCGCCTACGACGAGGAAAAGGTTTCGCCGTCGGGCGGCATCCTGTTCAAGGCCACCGATAAGCTGTCGCTGTACGCGAACTACATGGAAGGCCTGAGCCAAGGCAAGATCGCGCCATCGACCTCGATCAACGAAGACGAGATTTTCCCGCCATTCATCAGCCGCCAGGTCGAGGTCGGCGCCAAGTATGACGCCGGCGCGTTTGCCATGACCGCTGCGGTGTTCCGGATCAAGCAGCCAGCCTATGAGACCAACGCCACCACGCGGGTTTTCGGCCCGAACGGCAAGCGTGAAAACACGGGTGTGGAACTGAGTGTGTTCGGTGAGCCGCTCGAGGGTTTCCGCTTGCTCGGCGGTGTCATGTATATCGACAGCGAGTTGACCAACACCGCCAATGGCACCTTCGACGGCAACCGGGCGCCGGCCACTCCGAAATACAACGTCAACCTGGGCGCCGAGTGGGACGTGCCGACCGTGCAGGGCCTGACCCTCACCAGCCGGGGCATCTATTCCAGTTCGCAGTATCTGGACCAGTCCAACAACAAGGAGATCGAATCGTGGGAGCGTTTCGACGTGGGCGCACGCTACGCGTTCAAGGTCGAGGAAAAGAACATCACATTGCGCGCCAACATCGAGAACGTGGCCGACAAGCGCTACTGGAGTTCGGCCGGGGCGTCGGATGACAGTGAGCCAGGGTTGACGCTGTCGACACCGCGGACCTATCTGCTTTCGGCGACCGTCGACTTCTGA
- the aldA gene encoding aldehyde dehydrogenase, producing the protein MSSVPVYENFINGQFVASTDHIDVINPATGVMLSKVPASTAEDVDRALAAARAAQKDWSRKPAIERAGHLRRIAAKLRENVQHLARTITLEQGKVSGLAEVEVNFTADYLDYMAEWARRIEGEIITSDRQNENIFLFRKPLGVVAGILPWNFPFFLIARKMAPALLTGNTIVIKPSEETPNNCFEFARLVAETDLPAGVFNVVCGDGRVGAALSAHKGVDMISFTGSVDTGSRIMAAAAPNITKLNLELGGKAPAIVLADADLDLAVKAIRDSRIINSGQVCNCAERVYVERKVADSFIERIAAAMSATRYGDPIARPEVEMGPLINRQGLDSVNRKVRTALSQGASLISGGQIADLPNGFHFQPTVLAGCSADMEIMREEIFGPVLPIQIIDDLDEAIALANDCDYGLTSSIYTRDLSKTMHAMRELDFGETYVNRENFEAMQGFHAGVRKSGIGGADGKHGLYEYTHTHAVYLQG; encoded by the coding sequence ATGTCGTCCGTGCCCGTGTACGAAAACTTCATCAACGGCCAGTTCGTGGCCAGCACCGACCATATCGATGTGATCAACCCGGCCACGGGTGTCATGCTGTCGAAAGTCCCGGCCTCGACGGCCGAAGACGTCGACCGCGCCCTTGCCGCCGCGCGCGCCGCGCAAAAAGACTGGTCGCGCAAACCGGCGATTGAACGCGCCGGGCATCTACGCCGGATCGCCGCCAAGCTGCGGGAGAACGTCCAGCACTTGGCCCGCACCATCACCCTCGAACAAGGCAAGGTCAGCGGCCTGGCGGAAGTGGAAGTCAATTTCACCGCCGACTACCTCGACTACATGGCCGAGTGGGCCCGGCGCATCGAAGGCGAAATCATCACCAGCGACCGGCAGAACGAAAACATCTTTCTGTTTCGCAAACCACTGGGCGTGGTCGCCGGGATTCTGCCGTGGAATTTCCCGTTCTTCCTGATTGCCCGCAAGATGGCGCCGGCCCTGCTGACCGGCAATACCATCGTGATCAAACCCAGTGAAGAAACCCCGAACAACTGCTTCGAATTCGCCCGGCTGGTGGCCGAAACCGATCTGCCGGCGGGCGTGTTCAACGTGGTTTGCGGCGATGGTCGAGTGGGCGCGGCGCTCAGTGCGCACAAGGGCGTGGACATGATCAGCTTCACCGGCAGCGTCGACACCGGTTCGCGAATCATGGCCGCCGCCGCACCGAACATCACCAAACTCAACCTGGAACTGGGCGGCAAGGCGCCGGCCATTGTGCTGGCGGATGCCGACCTTGATCTGGCAGTAAAAGCCATTCGCGATTCGCGGATCATCAACAGCGGTCAGGTGTGCAATTGCGCCGAGCGGGTGTACGTCGAACGCAAGGTCGCCGACTCGTTTATCGAACGCATCGCAGCGGCGATGAGCGCCACCCGTTATGGCGATCCGATTGCCCGGCCAGAGGTGGAAATGGGCCCGCTGATCAACCGTCAGGGCCTGGACAGCGTCAACCGCAAAGTGCGCACGGCCTTGAGCCAGGGCGCGAGTCTGATCAGCGGTGGGCAGATTGCCGATTTGCCGAACGGCTTTCACTTCCAGCCCACGGTATTGGCCGGGTGCAGCGCCGACATGGAGATCATGCGCGAAGAGATTTTCGGCCCGGTGCTGCCGATCCAGATTATCGACGACCTCGACGAAGCCATCGCCCTGGCCAACGACTGCGACTATGGCCTGACTTCGTCGATCTACACCCGCGACCTCAGTAAAACCATGCACGCAATGCGCGAGCTGGATTTTGGTGAGACTTACGTCAACCGCGAGAACTTCGAGGCCATGCAGGGCTTCCATGCCGGGGTGCGTAAATCCGGGATTGGCGGCGCGGATGGCAAGCATGGGCTTTACGAGTACACCCATACCCATGCGGTTTACTTGCAAGGCTGA
- a CDS encoding aldolase/citrate lyase family protein has product MNMPHNAFKAALKNPATQYGIWAGFATGYAAEIVATTGYDWMLIDGEHAPNTVPGVLAQLQAVAPYSTAPVVRAVTGDANLIKQLLDIGAQTLMIPMVETAEQAAALVRAMRYPPHGVRGVGGGLTRATRWDGVPDYLNTAHEQLCLIVQVESRIGVENVEAIAAIEGVDAVFIGPADLSIGLGHAGNPGHPDVQERIQHAVKATLAAGKACGILAPNEEDARRYQSWGCQFIAVAIDISLLRQSATATLARYRTPATEHAPSRTY; this is encoded by the coding sequence ATGAACATGCCTCACAACGCTTTCAAGGCCGCGCTGAAAAATCCGGCGACCCAGTACGGAATCTGGGCCGGTTTCGCCACCGGCTACGCCGCCGAAATCGTCGCCACCACCGGTTACGACTGGATGCTGATCGACGGTGAACACGCGCCGAACACCGTGCCCGGCGTACTCGCGCAATTACAGGCGGTGGCGCCCTACTCCACGGCTCCCGTGGTGCGTGCGGTGACGGGCGATGCCAACCTGATCAAGCAACTGCTGGATATCGGTGCGCAGACGCTGATGATTCCGATGGTGGAAACCGCCGAGCAAGCGGCCGCCCTGGTGCGCGCCATGCGTTACCCGCCCCACGGTGTTCGCGGCGTCGGCGGCGGTTTGACCCGCGCCACGCGCTGGGACGGCGTGCCGGATTATTTGAACACCGCCCATGAGCAGTTGTGCCTGATCGTTCAGGTGGAATCGCGGATTGGCGTGGAAAACGTCGAAGCGATCGCCGCCATCGAAGGCGTCGACGCGGTGTTTATCGGCCCGGCGGATTTGTCCATCGGCCTCGGCCATGCAGGCAACCCTGGCCATCCTGACGTTCAGGAACGCATCCAGCACGCAGTGAAAGCAACGCTCGCAGCCGGCAAGGCTTGCGGCATCCTCGCGCCGAACGAAGAAGACGCGCGCCGCTATCAAAGCTGGGGCTGTCAGTTCATTGCCGTGGCCATCGACATCAGCCTGCTGCGCCAAAGCGCCACGGCCACCCTGGCCCGCTATCGCACACCAGCCACCGAACACGCGCCGTCGCGCACTTACTGA
- the rhmD gene encoding L-rhamnonate dehydratase → MGIPTIKHVRAFTLRGGGADYHDQADGHWIDDHIATPMSKYPEYRQSRRTFGINVLGTLVVEIEASDGTVGFAVTTGGEPAAYIVEKHLARFLEGARVTDIEKIWDQMYQSTLYYGRKGIVINTISGVDLALWDLLGKIRKEPVHQLLGGAVRDELQFYATGARPDLAQKMGFIGGKMPLHHGPAEGEEGLRKNLEELATMRERVGPDFWLMLDCWMSLDLNYATKLAVGAHEYGLKWIEEALPPDDYWGYAALRNNVPKGMLVTTGEHEATRWGFRMLLEMGCCDIIQPDVGWCGGITELVKISALADAHNALVIPHGSSVYSYHFVATRHNSPFAEFLMMAPKADEVVPMFHPQLLGEPVPVNGRMRLSALDQPGFGVTLNPECQLHRPYNR, encoded by the coding sequence ATGGGCATTCCAACCATCAAACACGTCCGCGCCTTCACGTTGAGAGGCGGCGGCGCGGATTATCACGATCAGGCGGACGGTCACTGGATCGACGATCACATTGCCACGCCGATGAGCAAATACCCCGAGTATCGCCAGAGCCGCCGCACCTTCGGCATCAACGTGCTCGGCACGCTGGTGGTCGAGATCGAAGCCAGCGACGGCACGGTCGGTTTCGCCGTCACCACCGGTGGCGAGCCTGCCGCGTACATTGTCGAAAAACACTTGGCGCGTTTCCTCGAAGGCGCACGGGTCACCGACATCGAAAAAATCTGGGACCAGATGTACCAATCGACCCTGTATTACGGTCGCAAAGGCATCGTCATCAACACGATCTCCGGGGTTGATCTGGCGTTGTGGGACTTGCTCGGCAAGATCCGCAAAGAGCCGGTGCATCAGTTGCTCGGCGGTGCGGTGCGCGACGAATTGCAGTTCTACGCCACCGGCGCCCGTCCGGACCTGGCGCAGAAAATGGGCTTCATTGGCGGCAAGATGCCGTTGCATCACGGCCCGGCCGAAGGCGAGGAAGGCCTGCGCAAGAACCTCGAAGAACTGGCGACCATGCGCGAGCGGGTGGGCCCGGACTTCTGGCTGATGCTCGATTGCTGGATGAGCCTGGACCTCAACTACGCCACCAAGCTGGCGGTCGGCGCCCACGAGTACGGTTTGAAGTGGATCGAAGAGGCTCTGCCGCCGGACGATTACTGGGGCTACGCGGCCCTGCGCAACAACGTGCCCAAAGGCATGTTGGTGACCACCGGCGAACACGAAGCCACCCGCTGGGGTTTCCGCATGCTCCTGGAAATGGGCTGCTGCGACATCATCCAGCCGGACGTCGGCTGGTGCGGCGGGATCACCGAACTGGTGAAGATTTCCGCCCTGGCCGATGCCCACAACGCGCTGGTGATTCCTCACGGTTCTTCGGTTTACAGCTACCACTTCGTCGCCACCCGGCATAACAGCCCGTTCGCCGAGTTTCTGATGATGGCGCCGAAGGCTGACGAAGTGGTGCCGATGTTCCACCCGCAATTGCTCGGCGAACCGGTTCCGGTGAACGGCCGCATGCGCCTCTCGGCACTCGACCAGCCAGGTTTCGGCGTGACCCTGAACCCGGAATGCCAACTGCATCGGCCGTACAACCGCTGA
- a CDS encoding MFS transporter translates to MKTLPAPLLAKISWRLLPFLLLMYIMAFLDRANVGFAKQAFQADTNISDAAFAFGAGVFFVGYALLEVPSNLILHRVGARLWMCRIMVTWGLVSAAMVFAHTETSFYVLRFLLGVAEAGFFPGVILYLTYWFPSAARGKAMGFFYFGAPLAFIFGSPLSGLLLELDGFAGVHGWQWLFAVEGLMATAVGVWAYWYLDNRPADAKWLTVEERQQVQGILDQEDSHKQNHGRSLLNVLCQPSVLYLCLIYLLIQASVYGVVFYLPTQVGGLLGTKVGLMVGLVTAIPWICAIVAAYLIPGYSDRTGERRRTACLTLLMSAAGIACSVTFASPFLGIVALCFAASGFIAVQPVFWTFPSSYLAGSAAAAGIALINSFGALGGFIAPVLKNWAEGAFHSPAAGLYVLAGTTVIAALLVLGIRSPVHKPSNTPATV, encoded by the coding sequence ATGAAGACTCTACCTGCGCCTCTGCTCGCCAAAATTTCCTGGCGGCTACTCCCCTTCCTGCTACTGATGTACATCATGGCCTTCCTCGACCGCGCCAACGTCGGGTTCGCCAAGCAAGCCTTTCAAGCCGACACCAACATCAGCGACGCCGCCTTCGCCTTCGGCGCCGGGGTGTTTTTCGTGGGTTACGCGCTGCTTGAAGTGCCGAGCAATCTGATCCTGCACCGTGTCGGCGCCCGCCTGTGGATGTGCCGGATCATGGTGACCTGGGGGCTGGTCTCCGCCGCCATGGTCTTTGCTCACACCGAAACCAGTTTCTACGTCCTGCGCTTCTTGCTGGGCGTGGCCGAGGCCGGTTTTTTCCCCGGCGTCATCCTTTACCTCACCTACTGGTTCCCCAGCGCCGCGCGCGGCAAAGCCATGGGCTTTTTCTACTTCGGTGCACCGCTGGCGTTCATCTTTGGCAGTCCGTTGTCTGGCTTGCTGCTGGAGCTGGACGGATTTGCCGGCGTCCACGGCTGGCAATGGCTGTTCGCGGTTGAAGGCTTGATGGCCACGGCGGTGGGCGTCTGGGCTTATTGGTATCTGGACAATCGCCCGGCCGACGCGAAGTGGCTGACGGTTGAAGAACGCCAGCAAGTGCAAGGCATCCTCGATCAAGAAGATAGCCACAAACAGAATCATGGCCGCAGCCTGCTCAATGTTCTGTGCCAACCCTCAGTTCTGTACTTGTGCCTGATTTATCTGCTGATTCAGGCCAGCGTCTACGGCGTGGTGTTCTATCTGCCGACCCAGGTCGGCGGGTTGTTGGGTACCAAGGTCGGGCTGATGGTCGGACTGGTCACGGCGATCCCATGGATCTGCGCGATAGTCGCGGCGTACCTGATCCCCGGCTACAGCGACCGCACCGGCGAACGTCGCCGCACCGCCTGCCTGACGTTGCTGATGTCCGCAGCCGGAATCGCCTGCTCGGTGACCTTCGCCAGCCCGTTCCTCGGCATCGTCGCCCTGTGTTTCGCCGCTTCGGGTTTCATCGCGGTGCAACCGGTGTTCTGGACCTTCCCTTCCAGCTATCTCGCCGGCAGCGCCGCTGCAGCCGGGATTGCCCTGATCAACTCGTTCGGCGCCCTCGGCGGCTTCATCGCCCCGGTCCTGAAGAACTGGGCCGAAGGCGCCTTCCATTCACCGGCCGCAGGCTTGTACGTACTGGCCGGCACCACCGTCATCGCCGCGTTGCTGGTCCTGGGCATCCGCTCACCCGTCCACAAGCCTTCCAACACACCGGCCACCGTTTAA